One Chryseobacterium wanjuense genomic region harbors:
- a CDS encoding class I SAM-dependent methyltransferase, whose amino-acid sequence MDNENLKILAQNLANPQGEKGIEIGEMMNATNIGMTLESIKTLLIEDNEAVLEIGHGNADHVKSIVNKAQNIHYTGIDISETMHYEAKRLNEEFKNQAEFVLYEGKKFPFEDKTFDKIFTVNTVYFWEEPVDFLNEIHRVLKDNGTFVLTFGQRNFMEKLPFTQFDFILYNTDEMEQTVSKSHFKRMKISEKEEEVKSKTGNETITRNYTVLTIKK is encoded by the coding sequence ATGGACAACGAAAACTTAAAAATATTAGCTCAAAATCTGGCCAATCCTCAGGGAGAAAAAGGAATCGAAATCGGCGAGATGATGAATGCCACCAACATCGGAATGACGCTGGAAAGCATTAAAACACTTTTAATTGAAGACAATGAGGCCGTTCTTGAAATCGGTCATGGGAATGCTGATCACGTTAAAAGTATTGTAAATAAAGCCCAAAATATACACTATACAGGGATTGATATTTCTGAAACAATGCATTACGAAGCCAAAAGATTAAATGAAGAATTTAAAAACCAGGCCGAATTTGTATTGTATGAAGGGAAAAAATTTCCTTTTGAAGATAAAACTTTCGATAAAATATTTACCGTAAACACCGTGTATTTCTGGGAAGAACCGGTTGATTTTTTAAATGAAATTCACAGGGTACTCAAAGATAACGGAACTTTTGTGCTGACTTTCGGACAAAGAAATTTCATGGAAAAATTACCTTTTACTCAGTTCGATTTTATCTTGTACAATACGGATGAAATGGAACAAACGGTTTCCAAAAGTCATTTTAAAAGAATGAAAATCTCTGAAAAGGAAGAAGAAGTGAAAAGTAAAACAGGAAACGAAACAATAACAAGAAATTATACAGTTTTAACCATAAAAAAATAA
- a CDS encoding heme ABC transporter ATP-binding protein: protein MIKAHQINYKHREFHILNGVDVSLEYGEFLAIVGPNGAGKSSLLSVLANEVKSNQKIVFKNKNINDWEVQELSKHKAKFSQHNSNDIPLEVQDVVMMGRYPYFDAQPRQEDHDAMNSMMQETDVFHLKEREYNTLSGGEKQRVHLSRVLAQLQNKIAHKLVFLDEPLNNLDVKHQYKALETIKNFTKKANSAIVVLHDLNLAAQYADKILLMKSGRVAAYGSPEEVFTAENISEAYNFPCTICGHPITNNPMIIFG from the coding sequence ATGATAAAGGCACATCAAATCAATTATAAACACAGGGAATTTCATATTCTGAACGGTGTTGATGTTTCTTTGGAATATGGCGAATTTTTAGCCATTGTCGGTCCGAATGGTGCCGGAAAATCCAGTCTTTTGAGTGTTTTGGCGAATGAAGTGAAATCGAATCAGAAGATTGTATTTAAGAATAAAAATATCAACGATTGGGAAGTTCAGGAATTGTCGAAGCACAAGGCGAAATTTTCCCAGCACAACAGCAATGATATTCCGCTCGAGGTGCAGGATGTCGTGATGATGGGGCGTTACCCGTATTTCGATGCCCAGCCGAGACAGGAAGATCATGATGCGATGAACAGTATGATGCAGGAAACAGATGTTTTCCACCTGAAAGAAAGGGAATACAATACGTTGTCCGGTGGAGAAAAACAACGCGTGCATTTGTCGAGAGTATTGGCTCAGCTGCAGAATAAAATTGCACATAAACTGGTTTTTCTCGATGAACCTTTGAATAATTTAGATGTTAAACATCAATATAAAGCTTTAGAAACGATTAAAAATTTCACCAAAAAAGCCAATTCGGCAATCGTTGTTCTCCATGATCTGAATCTTGCAGCACAATATGCAGACAAAATATTATTAATGAAATCCGGAAGGGTAGCTGCTTATGGAAGCCCGGAAGAGGTCTTTACTGCCGAAAATATCAGTGAAGCGTACAATTTTCCATGCACGATTTGCGGACACCCGATTACGAATAACCCAATGATTATTTTTGGATAA
- a CDS encoding FecCD family ABC transporter permease, translating to MKTQSKLYVYITISAILLIMIAVWSLNTGVYDFGGKSAFEILGKVIKGDPTISLSDTYVVWDVRAARIIMAILIGSMLAVSGTGLQGLFKNPLATGDLIGLTSGATLLAAIAIVLGGHFKEYLPEAVQFSLVGIAAFIGSFLSMLLVYRISTSGGKTNVVMMLLSGVAITAIGFSITGFLIYISKDDQLRDLTFWNLGSLAAATWTKNIILTVVLIISYFILLPKGKALNAMMLGEKDAQHLGINVERLKKQIIIITALMVGSCVAFSGTIGFVGLIVPYILRLSFKSNYAFILPLSAICGSILLLTADTFSRSIVEPSELPIGILTALMGGPIFIAILVKFKKSL from the coding sequence TTGAAAACACAAAGTAAATTATACGTTTACATCACCATAAGTGCCATACTGCTTATCATGATAGCGGTATGGTCACTTAACACAGGGGTTTACGACTTCGGTGGTAAGTCCGCGTTTGAAATTTTAGGAAAAGTAATTAAAGGAGATCCAACAATATCATTGAGTGATACATATGTCGTTTGGGACGTAAGAGCAGCCAGAATTATCATGGCTATTCTCATCGGAAGCATGCTTGCGGTTTCGGGAACGGGATTGCAGGGACTGTTTAAAAATCCTTTAGCGACAGGAGATTTAATCGGACTCACATCGGGAGCGACGTTACTTGCCGCCATTGCGATTGTTTTAGGAGGGCATTTCAAAGAATATCTTCCTGAAGCCGTACAATTTTCATTGGTAGGTATTGCAGCTTTCATCGGTTCTTTTTTATCAATGTTGCTGGTGTACAGGATTTCTACGAGCGGAGGAAAGACGAATGTTGTCATGATGTTGTTAAGCGGAGTTGCGATTACAGCCATCGGTTTTTCGATCACTGGTTTTTTGATTTATATTTCAAAAGACGACCAGTTGAGAGATTTAACATTTTGGAATTTAGGAAGTTTGGCCGCTGCAACATGGACGAAGAATATTATTTTAACCGTTGTTTTAATCATTTCTTATTTCATTTTATTGCCGAAAGGTAAAGCATTGAACGCAATGATGTTAGGTGAAAAAGATGCCCAGCATTTAGGAATCAATGTAGAAAGATTAAAAAAACAGATCATCATCATTACGGCATTAATGGTCGGAAGTTGTGTCGCATTTTCGGGAACGATCGGCTTCGTGGGGCTTATTGTCCCTTATATTTTAAGGCTTTCGTTTAAATCAAATTATGCGTTCATTTTGCCATTATCGGCGATTTGCGGAAGTATTTTATTGTTAACGGCAGACACGTTCAGCAGAAGCATTGTAGAACCTTCGGAATTACCGATCGGGATTCTGACGGCATTAATGGGTGGTCCGATTTTCATCGCGATTTTAGTTAAATTCAAAAAATCTTTATAA
- a CDS encoding heme/hemin ABC transporter substrate-binding protein, whose amino-acid sequence MKKFILAASVLVAVYSCKKAEEAKKENTTEVSSETPKSTHKIVTLNGGITEIVAALGHEKEIVGTDVTSTYPESLKATAKDLGHVRSMTIEPIMAVSPTLILASDKDINPELMKKIEESKIQTEIFKQEFTVDGTKKLIADVAKAIGNTDYQKLNDKIDADLKQIQPIAKKPKVLFIYARGNMLMVSGKNTPMAALIGLAGGENAVNDFEDFKPLTPEAVVKANPDILFFFTSGLQGAGGNEGALKMPGVSQTNAGKNKKIIAMDGGLVSGFGPRLGEAAVGLNKLLVENTK is encoded by the coding sequence ATGAAAAAATTCATCCTTGCAGCTTCTGTGCTTGTCGCAGTGTATTCTTGCAAAAAAGCGGAAGAAGCGAAAAAAGAAAATACTACGGAAGTAAGTTCTGAAACACCAAAATCTACCCATAAAATTGTAACGTTAAACGGTGGGATTACAGAAATCGTAGCAGCTTTAGGCCACGAAAAAGAAATCGTAGGAACCGATGTTACAAGCACATATCCAGAATCTTTGAAAGCTACGGCTAAAGATTTAGGTCACGTAAGATCAATGACGATCGAGCCGATCATGGCGGTTTCTCCGACATTAATTTTAGCGTCTGATAAAGACATCAACCCAGAATTAATGAAAAAAATCGAAGAGTCAAAGATTCAGACCGAAATTTTTAAACAGGAATTTACGGTTGACGGAACTAAAAAATTAATTGCAGACGTAGCAAAAGCGATCGGAAATACAGATTATCAGAAATTGAACGATAAAATCGATGCAGATTTAAAACAAATCCAGCCCATCGCTAAAAAACCAAAAGTATTGTTCATCTACGCAAGAGGAAATATGCTGATGGTTTCAGGTAAAAATACGCCAATGGCTGCATTGATCGGACTTGCAGGTGGTGAAAACGCCGTGAATGATTTCGAAGATTTCAAGCCGTTAACTCCTGAAGCAGTTGTAAAAGCAAATCCTGATATTCTGTTCTTTTTCACAAGCGGATTACAAGGTGCCGGAGGAAATGAGGGGGCTTTAAAAATGCCGGGTGTTTCACAGACAAACGCGGGTAAAAACAAGAAAATCATCGCAATGGACGGTGGCTTGGTTTCAGGTTTCGGACCGAGATTAGGAGAGGCTGCAGTAGGATTAAACAAACTTTTAGTTGAAAACACAAAGTAA
- a CDS encoding HmuY family protein has product MKKILFCLLIGTSFISQSCINDNEDPVAVAPSDGARVDPDVGGATQPNQVWFDLSANAEILTKRTDWDLAFYSGSAFKVVLNSSIMMAAGKIPDATNIDMVTESNLTSLKNQVQVANFNPANEIYIDDVNGNFPAGYTAIGEIKANDAENAVYLVNMGKEIYTGSVPTGSVATGGDSRGWMKVQIVRTTDGGYKVKYAELGATTHKELTIAKNTAYNYSFVSLKNNKEVFIQPEKKKWDICFTVFTNIIAGAGSYIYADFVTTNNVAGVGAYEVLVTSGSGVEAYNNFKTSDIDQSKFVYNDQRVIGANWRNPVGTNGLEVYGDRFYIIKDPEGFYFKLRFTRLTNTAGERGRPQFEYKPL; this is encoded by the coding sequence ATGAAAAAAATACTATTTTGTTTATTAATAGGAACTTCTTTTATATCTCAATCGTGTATTAATGATAATGAAGATCCCGTTGCTGTAGCACCTTCAGACGGAGCAAGAGTAGATCCTGATGTAGGTGGTGCCACCCAGCCGAACCAGGTTTGGTTTGATTTGTCTGCCAATGCCGAGATTCTTACGAAGAGAACAGACTGGGATCTTGCTTTTTATTCCGGAAGCGCTTTTAAAGTAGTTTTAAATTCATCCATCATGATGGCTGCAGGAAAAATTCCTGATGCCACCAACATAGATATGGTAACAGAATCGAATCTTACTTCTCTAAAAAATCAGGTACAGGTTGCCAATTTCAATCCGGCAAATGAAATTTATATTGATGATGTGAATGGTAATTTCCCCGCAGGATACACGGCAATTGGCGAAATTAAAGCCAATGATGCTGAAAATGCGGTTTACTTAGTGAATATGGGCAAGGAAATTTATACAGGTTCGGTTCCCACAGGTTCAGTAGCGACGGGCGGTGACAGCAGAGGATGGATGAAAGTTCAGATTGTAAGAACTACCGATGGCGGTTACAAAGTGAAATATGCAGAGCTTGGTGCAACGACACACAAAGAACTGACCATCGCAAAAAACACAGCTTACAACTACAGTTTTGTAAGTTTAAAAAACAATAAAGAAGTGTTTATCCAGCCCGAAAAAAAGAAATGGGATATCTGTTTCACGGTATTTACCAATATCATTGCGGGAGCGGGAAGCTATATCTATGCTGATTTTGTTACGACAAATAATGTAGCCGGAGTCGGGGCTTATGAGGTTCTGGTAACTTCAGGATCGGGTGTGGAAGCTTATAATAATTTTAAAACTTCAGATATCGATCAGTCGAAATTCGTTTATAATGATCAGCGTGTAATCGGTGCCAACTGGAGAAATCCTGTAGGTACAAACGGACTGGAAGTCTACGGCGACCGTTTCTACATCATCAAAGATCCGGAAGGGTTTTATTTCAAATTAAGATTCACCAGACTTACCAATACGGCAGGCGAAAGAGGCAGACCTCAATTCGAATATAAACCTCTGTAA